The following proteins are co-located in the Fimbriiglobus ruber genome:
- a CDS encoding beta strand repeat-containing protein, translating to MPFGLFDHLEDRTVPAAAFSAFVDPHPSAGDGFGAQIVPLSTGNVVITAPQDNSGGADAGAVYLFSGVTGALISSLIGSHQGDEIGSSGIIPLANGNFVIVSPNWSDGSASKVGAVTFGSGETGASGVVNAANSLVGSTTGDQIGSNGVTVLSNGNYLIASPDWSNGTAADAGAMTFGNGATGIVGTVSAANSLVGSTTNDQVGGHGVTVLSNGNYVVASPNWSNGPVADAGAMTFGSGTTGIAGAVSAANSLVGSSTNDFGIIVPVVIPPASTTFGNGTTTIIGSFATVIPLMNGNYVVSIPYWSGGRGAVAFGTAASRLVGVVGPTNSLVGTTAGDYVGAAAQTVSSNKVNFDVTIEYKSSVYTTSDGNYIVVSSNWSNASTGSQSVGAVTYGNGTSGVVGAVSSGNSLLGSTSSDSIGSGGVTVLSNNNYVVSSPNWSQFTGAVTFLNEATGTSGSPNAMNSLVGDQDADLVGSGGITVLSNGNYVVSSPSWASRAGAVTFGSRTTGVVGNVSASNSLVGTNLSDQIGSGGITVLDNSNYVVSSPNWFGKGAVTFGNGVTGVVGVVGATNSLVGNIATDQIGSGGVTALETGNYVINSPDWTSNLSSFSGKGAVTFASGTTGLIGTVDLTNSLVGTNPTGVLAGVGGITALSNGNYVVSSPDWTTGAAASVTEGAVTFGNGTTGVVGVISVTNSLVGTSLIQHVGGNGITALDNSNYLIQSLSAVTFGNGTTGVSGLVSPSNTLLGGLTNSLSTVIGTGGVSLLGNGYYVVYSPDWSNGSIPAWGAITIANDTNGAVGITGQVNSLIGSDQSERLGASTVTALGNGNYLVTGNPKLGAQQSYVSFVSGSTGVLATTDLSNTVNGTDQFVLDSTNSTFYVQTGDMVRVGSQATGYGPLPPPVSPQPALVGTPQFAVGSGTGGTGTVTVYNPDQSVAYTATPFGSSFTAGVRVAVADLTGAASPDLIAATGPGVANQVVVVDGTTHQVVATFSPFESTFTGGLYVTTGDLNGDGIPDVIVTPDQGGGPVVAVYDGAALGKGTVTQVSRFFGINDPSFRGGARAAVGDVNGDGTPDLIVSAGDGGGPRVAVYNGATVPSGTPIELMPDFFAFENSLRNGVYVTSGDVTGGGYTDLVFGAGPGGGPRVRVVNPQVLLSAAGNFQSLDDAAVAGAGVADFFAGDPSGRDGVPVAVKDLDGTDQAGLVTGAGSGSTVTGYTGAAMLANPSSPTADFTLDALPGFTGGVFVG from the coding sequence ATGCCGTTCGGGCTGTTCGATCACCTAGAGGATCGGACGGTTCCGGCGGCCGCGTTCTCGGCGTTCGTAGACCCGCACCCGTCTGCGGGCGACGGGTTCGGGGCCCAGATCGTTCCCCTGAGTACCGGCAACGTGGTCATCACCGCGCCTCAAGACAATTCCGGTGGCGCGGATGCGGGGGCTGTTTATCTGTTTAGTGGAGTTACTGGCGCTCTTATCAGTTCTCTGATCGGTTCTCATCAAGGGGACGAGATCGGTAGCTCGGGGATCATTCCACTGGCGAACGGGAATTTCGTAATTGTCAGCCCGAATTGGTCCGACGGGAGTGCCTCGAAGGTCGGCGCGGTGACGTTCGGCAGTGGAGAAACCGGTGCGTCCGGGGTTGTCAACGCCGCGAACAGTCTGGTCGGGAGCACGACGGGTGACCAGATCGGCAGTAACGGCGTCACCGTGCTCTCGAACGGGAATTACTTGATCGCCAGCCCTGACTGGTCTAATGGTACGGCCGCGGACGCCGGGGCGATGACGTTCGGGAACGGGGCAACGGGAATCGTCGGAACGGTCAGTGCGGCCAACAGTCTGGTCGGCAGTACGACGAACGACCAAGTCGGCGGCCACGGCGTCACCGTGCTGTCGAACGGGAACTACGTGGTCGCGAGCCCGAATTGGTCCAACGGACCGGTCGCGGACGCTGGGGCGATGACGTTCGGGAGCGGGACGACGGGAATCGCCGGGGCGGTCAGCGCGGCCAACAGTCTGGTCGGCAGTTCGACGAACGATTTCGGAATCATTGTGCCAGTCGTTATCCCGCCAGCCAGTACGACATTCGGCAATGGCACAACGACTATTATCGGATCATTTGCGACCGTCATTCCTCTCATGAACGGCAATTACGTCGTATCGATACCCTACTGGTCCGGCGGGCGCGGGGCGGTCGCGTTCGGCACCGCCGCATCGCGCCTCGTCGGGGTCGTCGGTCCGACGAACAGCTTGGTGGGGACGACCGCGGGTGATTACGTCGGGGCGGCGGCTCAAACGGTCTCGTCGAACAAGGTGAATTTCGATGTCACGATCGAGTACAAAAGTAGCGTTTATACCACCAGCGATGGCAACTATATCGTTGTGAGTTCTAACTGGTCGAACGCCAGCACGGGTTCGCAATCCGTCGGGGCGGTGACATACGGGAACGGTACGTCCGGGGTCGTGGGCGCCGTGAGTTCCGGCAACAGTCTGCTCGGCAGCACCTCATCAGATAGTATCGGCAGCGGGGGCGTCACCGTCTTGTCGAACAACAATTACGTCGTGAGTAGCCCGAACTGGTCTCAGTTCACCGGGGCAGTGACATTCCTGAATGAAGCCACCGGCACCAGTGGCAGCCCAAACGCAATGAACAGTCTAGTCGGGGACCAGGACGCCGATTTAGTCGGCAGCGGCGGGATTACTGTCTTGAGCAACGGCAATTACGTTGTGAGCAGTCCGAGTTGGGCCAGTCGTGCGGGTGCAGTAACGTTCGGAAGTAGAACCACCGGTGTGGTCGGAAACGTGAGTGCGTCCAATAGTTTGGTCGGCACAAACTTATCGGATCAAATCGGGAGCGGCGGTATAACCGTATTAGACAACAGTAATTACGTCGTCAGCAGTCCGAATTGGTTTGGCAAAGGCGCGGTAACGTTCGGGAATGGCGTGACTGGAGTGGTAGGAGTCGTTGGCGCCACGAACAGTTTGGTCGGTAACATCGCGACCGACCAGATCGGAAGCGGTGGCGTCACCGCACTGGAAACGGGTAACTACGTCATCAACAGCCCCGACTGGACGAGCAACCTCAGCTCGTTCAGCGGCAAGGGTGCGGTCACGTTCGCAAGTGGAACGACGGGGTTGATCGGGACTGTCGACTTGACCAACAGTTTGGTCGGCACTAATCCGACCGGCGTCTTGGCCGGGGTTGGAGGCATCACCGCACTGAGTAATGGCAATTATGTCGTCAGTAGTCCGGATTGGACGACCGGTGCGGCAGCGAGCGTGACGGAAGGGGCGGTTACGTTTGGGAACGGGACGACCGGGGTCGTCGGTGTCATCAGTGTAACGAATAGCCTCGTCGGAACTTCGCTGATACAACACGTTGGTGGGAATGGGATCACGGCACTCGATAATAGCAATTACCTCATTCAAAGTCTCTCGGCGGTGACGTTCGGAAATGGAACGACCGGGGTAAGTGGTCTAGTAAGCCCGTCCAACACCTTGCTCGGAGGTCTTACAAATTCGCTCAGTACGGTTATTGGTACTGGCGGAGTTTCACTACTGGGCAACGGCTATTACGTCGTATATAGCCCGGACTGGTCGAACGGATCAATTCCGGCATGGGGTGCAATCACCATAGCAAACGACACGAACGGTGCTGTCGGGATCACCGGACAAGTCAATAGTCTCATCGGGTCTGACCAGTCCGAGCGGTTAGGGGCCAGCACTGTAACCGCTCTCGGTAACGGAAACTATCTCGTAACTGGCAACCCGAAACTGGGCGCACAACAGTCTTACGTCTCATTCGTGAGTGGGTCGACTGGAGTGCTTGCGACGACAGACTTATCTAATACTGTTAACGGGACAGATCAGTTCGTACTCGATTCGACTAATAGCACTTTCTATGTTCAGACCGGTGATATGGTCCGCGTCGGGTCCCAGGCGACCGGATATGGACCCTTGCCGCCTCCGGTCAGTCCGCAGCCAGCCCTTGTCGGCACCCCCCAATTCGCGGTCGGTTCCGGCACCGGCGGGACGGGCACGGTGACCGTGTACAACCCGGACCAGTCGGTCGCGTACACGGCCACCCCGTTCGGGTCGTCGTTCACCGCCGGGGTTCGGGTCGCCGTCGCCGACCTGACTGGGGCCGCCAGCCCTGACCTGATCGCCGCCACCGGGCCCGGAGTGGCCAACCAGGTCGTCGTGGTCGACGGCACCACCCACCAGGTCGTGGCCACGTTCAGCCCGTTCGAATCGACGTTCACCGGCGGCCTGTATGTGACCACCGGGGATCTGAACGGGGACGGCATCCCGGACGTGATCGTCACCCCCGACCAGGGCGGGGGGCCGGTCGTGGCCGTGTACGACGGGGCCGCCCTCGGGAAAGGAACGGTGACCCAGGTCTCCCGGTTCTTCGGGATCAACGACCCGTCGTTCCGGGGCGGGGCTCGGGCCGCGGTCGGGGATGTGAACGGGGACGGGACGCCCGACCTGATCGTGTCGGCCGGGGACGGCGGCGGACCCCGGGTAGCTGTCTATAACGGGGCGACCGTCCCGTCCGGCACCCCGATCGAGCTGATGCCGGACTTCTTCGCGTTCGAGAATTCGCTGCGGAATGGGGTGTACGTGACGTCCGGGGACGTGACCGGGGGCGGGTACACGGACCTCGTGTTCGGGGCCGGTCCGGGCGGCGGTCCGCGGGTCCGGGTGGTCAACCCCCAGGTCCTCCTGTCGGCCGCCGGGAACTTCCAGTCGCTGGACGACGCGGCGGTCGCCGGGGCCGGGGTGGCGGACTTCTTCGCGGGCGACCCGAGCGGGCGGGACGGGGTGCCGGTGGCGGTCAAGGATCTGGACGGGACGGATCAGGCCGGGCTCGTGACCGGGGCGGGTTCCGGGTCGACCGTGACCGGGTACACGGGGGCGGCCATGCTGGCTAACCCGTCGTCCCCGACCGCCGACTTCACCCTCGACGCCCTCCCCGGATTCACCGGCGGGGTCTTCGTCGGCTGA
- a CDS encoding beta strand repeat-containing protein — translation MSEHMSLAPLSRRLGSPDAVRGRKRQRTLLGSLEWLEDRVVPAAAFSAFVDPHASIGDGFGAQIVPLSTGNVVITAPDDNAGGPDAGAVYLFNGTTGALISTLTGSHEHDQIGFSLTGTRAGVIPLSNGNFLIYSSGWWANRGAVTFENGTTGLSGQVDATNSLVGSQYDDYIGSQGVILLANGNYVVDSPLWSSGSIPQAGAVTFGNGTAGVSGEISAANSLVGSSPYDNVGAAIDPRTSDLLNGVTALKNGNYVVTSGKWSDQKGAVTFGNGATGVTGTVGQNNSLIDTGSSSGGVTELATGNFVVVSLSDDTASDGAVIFENGTTGLTGVMSAANSLIGSGFGDSANFTPPPVSPGVMQTTFASSTTKPITALSNGNYLVTMPNWSGGYGAVTFGSGTSGVAGMVGSANSLVGQRAGDSAGFGGVTILPNDNYLVWSPLWSNGGTDGAGAVTFGNGTDGTVGEISPSNSLVGSTTNDYVGGELTFTALPFTFGSGQTVYEASYSFSPDITVLNNGDYVVRSPDWTNGGASAAGAVTFGNGATGVSGDVNTTNSLVGSQADDKVGSGGITALGNGNYLVVSPLWANGSSTTAGAVTFANATAAPTGTIDATNSLIGSAKGDGIGSGGITPLTNGNYVVDSPSWANQTGAVTFGTAASGVVGVVSSADSLVGDAPGDSVGGGVTALTNGNYVVASPDWANGSASSAGAVTFGNGTTGVIGVVNSMNSLVGSTTGDHVGSGVPGSTALSNGNYVVSSPSWSNGSASSAGAATFGNGTTGVAGVVSSGNSLVGENTGDQVGKTITALGNGNYVVGSPMWANGGAAAAGASTFGNGVAGVSGLVSPSNSLVGSQSGDQVGSRVNEISSGNYVIVSLNWANGSTANAGAATFANGTSGVSGVLSASNSLVGTAEQPFDEGGGSVVSLVTGNFLVIPSIPSVTPTWVAFGNGTTGVVGTISRANSAIDVTRTYVINNALNSFYTPVANQVLVGSLTTGFPPTFSFPPIPALDGIPQFAAGSGTGGTGTVTVYNPDQSVAYTATPFGSSFTAGVRVAVADLTGAGTPDLIAATGPGVANQVVVVDGTTHQVVATFSPFESTFTGGLYVTAGDLNGDGIPDIIVTPDQGGGPVVAVYDGAALAKGIVTQVVRFFGINDPSFRGGARAAVGDVNGDGTPDLIVSAGDGGGPRVAIYNGATVPSGTPTELMPDFFAFESSLRNGVYVTAGDVTGSGYTDLVFGAGPGGGPRVRVVNPQVLLSVAGNFSSLDDSAVAGAEVADFFAGDPSGRDGVPVAVKDLDGTDQAGLVAGSGSSGTVTGYTGAAMLSNPSSPATDFSLDALPGFTGGVFVG, via the coding sequence ATGAGCGAACACATGTCCCTAGCGCCGTTATCCCGCCGTCTGGGTTCCCCCGACGCCGTTCGCGGTCGCAAACGGCAACGAACTCTACTCGGCTCGCTGGAATGGCTGGAAGATCGAGTGGTGCCGGCGGCCGCGTTCTCGGCGTTCGTGGACCCTCACGCGTCCATTGGCGACGGGTTCGGGGCCCAGATCGTTCCCCTGAGTACCGGCAACGTGGTGATTACCGCGCCCGACGACAACGCCGGGGGCCCGGACGCGGGAGCCGTGTACCTGTTCAACGGCACAACCGGTGCTCTAATCAGCACTCTGACCGGATCGCACGAGCATGATCAAATTGGATTCAGTCTCACAGGAACTAGAGCCGGTGTGATCCCACTCAGTAATGGCAATTTCCTCATTTATAGCTCTGGCTGGTGGGCGAACCGAGGAGCGGTGACATTCGAGAACGGGACGACGGGACTCAGCGGCCAAGTCGATGCGACCAACAGTTTGGTGGGGAGCCAATACGACGACTACATCGGTAGTCAGGGTGTCATCCTTTTGGCGAACGGTAACTATGTTGTCGATAGCCCGCTCTGGTCGAGTGGGTCGATTCCGCAAGCAGGGGCCGTTACATTCGGGAACGGAACGGCGGGAGTCAGTGGTGAGATCAGTGCGGCGAATAGTCTCGTCGGGAGTTCGCCGTACGACAACGTGGGGGCGGCCATCGACCCGCGTACTTCGGACTTGCTGAATGGCGTGACGGCACTCAAGAACGGCAATTACGTGGTCACCAGCGGCAAATGGTCTGACCAAAAGGGAGCCGTCACGTTTGGGAACGGGGCGACCGGCGTAACCGGCACGGTCGGTCAGAACAACAGTCTGATCGATACCGGTTCGTCGTCCGGCGGGGTGACCGAACTGGCGACCGGGAATTTTGTCGTAGTCAGCCTCAGTGACGACACGGCCAGTGACGGAGCAGTGATCTTCGAGAACGGGACAACCGGGCTAACCGGGGTCATGAGTGCCGCCAACAGTCTGATCGGATCCGGGTTCGGCGATTCAGCGAACTTCACCCCACCCCCGGTCAGCCCGGGGGTGATGCAAACCACTTTTGCCAGCTCGACCACCAAACCGATCACCGCACTCAGCAACGGGAATTATTTGGTTACCATGCCGAATTGGTCGGGCGGTTATGGTGCGGTGACGTTCGGAAGCGGAACATCTGGGGTGGCCGGAATGGTCGGATCGGCTAACAGCCTGGTCGGTCAACGTGCGGGTGATTCTGCCGGGTTCGGTGGGGTTACCATTCTCCCAAATGATAACTACCTGGTTTGGAGCCCACTTTGGTCGAATGGGGGCACGGACGGCGCCGGTGCGGTAACGTTCGGGAACGGTACCGACGGCACCGTCGGAGAAATCAGCCCATCGAATAGTCTCGTCGGTTCCACAACCAATGACTACGTTGGGGGCGAACTCACGTTCACTGCTCTCCCATTTACGTTTGGTTCAGGGCAAACAGTTTACGAAGCTTCTTATTCGTTTTCGCCGGACATTACTGTTTTAAATAATGGCGATTACGTCGTGAGGAGTCCCGACTGGACGAATGGAGGCGCTTCCGCCGCGGGTGCGGTGACGTTCGGGAACGGAGCCACGGGGGTATCCGGTGATGTGAATACGACAAATAGTCTCGTCGGGTCGCAAGCGGATGACAAAGTCGGTTCGGGCGGGATAACGGCCCTCGGTAACGGCAACTATTTGGTAGTCAGCCCGCTTTGGGCGAACGGGTCGTCCACGACGGCTGGGGCCGTAACGTTCGCCAACGCAACGGCCGCTCCCACGGGCACGATTGATGCAACCAACAGTTTGATCGGCAGCGCGAAAGGTGACGGCATCGGTTCGGGCGGCATTACTCCTCTCACTAACGGGAATTACGTGGTCGATAGTCCTTCCTGGGCGAATCAGACCGGTGCTGTTACGTTCGGGACTGCGGCGTCGGGGGTCGTTGGGGTGGTGAGTTCGGCCGACAGCCTAGTAGGTGATGCGCCGGGTGATAGTGTTGGCGGAGGCGTCACAGCACTGACGAACGGCAATTATGTGGTCGCCAGTCCGGACTGGGCCAACGGGTCGGCTTCGTCGGCCGGAGCGGTGACATTCGGGAACGGGACGACCGGAGTCATTGGGGTCGTGAACTCGATGAATAGCCTTGTTGGTAGTACTACCGGTGACCATGTCGGCAGCGGAGTGCCGGGCTCGACCGCCTTGAGTAACGGCAACTACGTTGTTTCCAGCCCGTCTTGGTCGAACGGGTCGGCTTCGTCGGCAGGGGCGGCGACGTTCGGGAACGGGACGACCGGCGTGGCAGGGGTGGTCAGCAGTGGGAACAGCCTGGTCGGGGAAAACACTGGTGATCAAGTCGGCAAAACGATTACCGCGCTCGGCAACGGCAATTATGTGGTCGGCAGCCCCATGTGGGCCAACGGCGGAGCCGCGGCGGCGGGGGCGAGTACGTTCGGGAACGGGGTGGCCGGGGTCAGCGGACTTGTAAGTCCGTCCAACAGTCTTGTTGGATCACAGTCCGGTGACCAGGTCGGGTCACGTGTAAATGAAATCAGTAGTGGCAACTATGTGATCGTCAGCCTGAATTGGGCCAACGGTTCGACCGCAAATGCAGGGGCCGCGACGTTCGCGAACGGGACGAGTGGCGTGTCCGGAGTGCTGAGCGCGTCGAACAGCCTTGTGGGCACTGCGGAACAACCATTTGACGAGGGAGGAGGAAGTGTCGTTTCGCTTGTCACAGGTAATTTTCTGGTCATTCCAAGTATTCCGAGCGTAACGCCGACTTGGGTGGCATTCGGGAACGGAACGACTGGAGTTGTCGGAACGATCAGTCGGGCTAACAGTGCCATCGACGTAACCAGAACGTATGTGATTAACAATGCCTTAAACTCTTTTTATACTCCGGTTGCAAATCAAGTTTTGGTCGGTTCCCTGACAACCGGTTTCCCTCCCACTTTTAGCTTTCCTCCCATACCCGCGCTCGACGGAATCCCTCAATTCGCGGCCGGTTCAGGCACCGGCGGGACGGGCACGGTGACCGTGTACAACCCGGACCAGTCGGTCGCGTACACGGCTACCCCGTTCGGGTCGTCGTTCACCGCCGGGGTCCGGGTCGCCGTCGCGGATTTGACCGGGGCCGGCACCCCCGACCTGATCGCCGCCACCGGGCCCGGAGTGGCCAACCAGGTCGTCGTGGTCGACGGCACCACCCACCAGGTCGTGGCCACGTTCAGCCCGTTCGAGTCGACGTTCACCGGCGGCCTGTACGTGACCGCCGGGGACCTGAACGGGGACGGCATCCCGGACATCATCGTCACCCCCGACCAGGGCGGCGGGCCGGTCGTGGCCGTGTACGACGGGGCCGCCCTCGCCAAAGGAATCGTGACCCAGGTGGTCCGGTTCTTCGGGATCAACGACCCGTCGTTCCGGGGCGGGGCCCGTGCCGCCGTCGGGGACGTGAACGGGGACGGGACGCCCGACCTGATCGTGTCGGCCGGAGACGGGGGCGGCCCGCGGGTGGCCATCTATAACGGGGCGACCGTCCCGTCCGGTACGCCCACCGAACTGATGCCAGACTTCTTCGCGTTCGAGAGTTCGCTGCGGAACGGGGTGTACGTGACGGCCGGGGACGTGACCGGGAGCGGGTACACGGACCTCGTGTTCGGGGCCGGTCCGGGCGGCGGCCCGCGGGTCCGGGTGGTCAACCCGCAAGTGTTGCTGTCGGTCGCCGGGAACTTCTCGAGCCTGGACGATAGTGCGGTAGCGGGAGCCGAGGTGGCCGACTTCTTTGCGGGTGATCCGAGCGGGCGGGACGGGGTGCCGGTGGCGGTCAAGGACTTGGACGGGACGGATCAGGCGGGGCTGGTGGCCGGGTCGGGGTCGAGCGGGACGGTGACGGGGTACACGGGTGCGGCGATGCTGTCGAATCCGTCGTCGCCGGCCACCGATTTCAGCCTGGACGCACTGCCCGGGTTCACCGGCGGGGTGTTCGTCGGCTGA
- a CDS encoding PSD1 and planctomycete cytochrome C domain-containing protein translates to MRKSTFAFAALFGVFVPSAKAVEPGAEFFEKKIRPVLVEQCYSCHSEEAAGKKKLKGGLRLDTAAATRKGGEGGPGVVPGKPGESLLLKALNGGDVEQMPPKGKLPPAVIADFETWIKMGAPDPRSTETPAEQKLPGINLEKGRKHWSFQPPKAVAAPQVKDKSWARGDLDRFVQAKLEEKGLKPAPTADKSALVRRVYFDLTGLPPTPEAVASFVSDSSPDAYRKLVDKLLASPQYGERWARHWLDVARYAEDQAHTFAVQPKINAWRYRDWVIQSLNADMPYDQFVKLQIAGDLVPESAGDRTTRLAGLGFLGLGAEYYKNTNAAQAIADELDDRIDTVTRGFLGLTVSCARCHDHKFDPIPTQDYYSLAGIFNGSQLTTAPLAADDEVKKYDASQAKVKEQDGKIKAWLTDKTRAKGEAEAAKVAKYLASVQTALAARAKGKQPNYEKLAAAEKLDVRFLKQWAKYLEPKNASKATPLLKTWFDAKPETAGEAAAPEFAKLAEEFQTKLMSAVAATKQTEGAKTKPTKEQTELIKAIFSTETSPLRIDQAEAEKALAAADATTLTEMKGELERRKKDVPPMYPVAHVLRGGGQTMKVYVRGNPAKQGDMAPKGFLQVVPISVPVAEKNHEYNRLDLASAIASRDNPLTARVIVNRVWAQHFGRGLVNTPGNLGALGDRPSHPELLDWLAVRFMENGWSLKWLHREIVTSVTYCLSSTPDAGNAEKDADNVYLWRANRRRLEVEPWRDALLAVAGRLDATQGGPTTNLRDSNNTRRTVYAKISRHELDGLLRLFDFPDANVTAEKRTLTTVPQQQLFVLNSDFMVSQAKAFAERVKKAETTDEARIRLAYQLAYGRQATPAEVALGVDFLKSSPVSTDKLSLWEQYAQALLAANEFMYVD, encoded by the coding sequence ATGCGGAAATCGACGTTCGCGTTCGCGGCCCTTTTCGGCGTATTCGTCCCATCCGCTAAGGCGGTCGAGCCCGGGGCCGAGTTTTTCGAGAAGAAAATCCGCCCGGTGTTGGTGGAGCAGTGTTATTCCTGCCACTCCGAAGAAGCGGCGGGGAAGAAAAAACTCAAAGGCGGGTTGCGCCTCGATACGGCCGCCGCGACGCGAAAAGGCGGCGAAGGCGGTCCGGGTGTCGTCCCGGGCAAGCCGGGCGAAAGCCTGCTATTGAAGGCACTGAACGGCGGCGACGTCGAGCAGATGCCGCCGAAGGGCAAGCTGCCGCCGGCCGTCATCGCGGACTTCGAGACCTGGATCAAGATGGGCGCGCCCGACCCGCGCTCGACCGAGACCCCGGCCGAACAAAAACTGCCCGGGATCAACCTCGAAAAGGGCCGCAAACATTGGTCGTTCCAGCCACCCAAGGCGGTGGCCGCGCCGCAGGTCAAAGACAAATCGTGGGCCCGGGGCGACCTCGACCGGTTCGTACAAGCGAAGCTCGAAGAGAAAGGGCTGAAGCCGGCCCCGACCGCCGACAAGTCCGCACTGGTCCGCCGCGTCTACTTCGACCTCACGGGACTGCCGCCGACACCGGAAGCGGTAGCAAGTTTCGTCAGCGATTCGTCGCCGGACGCTTACCGTAAACTGGTCGACAAGCTCCTCGCGTCGCCGCAATACGGCGAGCGGTGGGCGCGCCACTGGCTCGACGTCGCCCGGTACGCCGAGGATCAGGCTCACACGTTCGCCGTCCAGCCCAAGATCAACGCGTGGCGATACCGCGACTGGGTCATCCAGTCGCTCAACGCCGACATGCCCTACGATCAGTTCGTCAAACTGCAGATCGCGGGCGACCTCGTCCCGGAATCGGCCGGCGACCGCACCACTCGGCTCGCCGGCCTCGGTTTTCTGGGCCTGGGTGCGGAATACTACAAGAATACGAACGCGGCCCAGGCCATCGCCGACGAACTCGACGACCGTATCGACACCGTCACCCGCGGCTTCCTCGGGCTCACAGTCAGCTGTGCCCGGTGTCACGACCACAAGTTCGACCCGATCCCGACCCAGGATTACTATTCACTCGCGGGCATTTTTAACGGCTCACAGCTTACGACCGCCCCGCTCGCCGCGGACGACGAGGTCAAGAAGTACGATGCCTCGCAAGCCAAGGTGAAGGAGCAGGACGGCAAGATCAAAGCCTGGCTGACCGATAAGACCCGAGCGAAGGGCGAGGCGGAAGCGGCGAAGGTCGCGAAGTATCTCGCGAGCGTGCAGACCGCCTTGGCCGCTCGTGCGAAGGGAAAGCAGCCGAACTACGAGAAGTTGGCCGCCGCCGAGAAACTCGACGTGCGTTTTCTCAAGCAGTGGGCCAAGTACCTGGAGCCCAAGAACGCCTCGAAAGCCACCCCGCTCTTGAAGACGTGGTTCGACGCCAAGCCGGAAACCGCGGGCGAGGCTGCCGCGCCAGAGTTCGCCAAGCTGGCCGAGGAGTTCCAGACCAAATTGATGTCGGCGGTCGCGGCCACCAAACAAACCGAGGGCGCAAAGACCAAGCCCACCAAAGAGCAGACCGAACTCATCAAGGCGATTTTCTCCACCGAAACGTCCCCGCTCCGGATCGATCAAGCTGAGGCGGAGAAAGCCCTGGCCGCGGCGGACGCGACCACGCTCACCGAAATGAAGGGCGAACTCGAACGCCGCAAGAAGGACGTGCCACCGATGTACCCGGTCGCCCACGTCCTCCGCGGCGGCGGCCAGACGATGAAGGTCTACGTCCGCGGCAACCCGGCCAAACAGGGCGACATGGCGCCCAAAGGGTTTCTGCAGGTCGTTCCGATCTCGGTTCCTGTGGCCGAAAAGAACCACGAATACAACCGCCTCGACCTGGCCTCGGCCATCGCCTCGCGGGACAACCCGCTTACGGCCCGGGTGATCGTGAACCGCGTCTGGGCTCAACATTTCGGTCGTGGGTTGGTGAACACCCCGGGCAACCTAGGCGCGCTCGGTGACCGGCCGTCGCACCCGGAACTACTCGACTGGCTCGCCGTCCGCTTTATGGAGAACGGCTGGTCACTCAAGTGGCTGCACCGCGAGATCGTGACCTCCGTGACCTACTGCTTGAGCAGCACGCCCGACGCCGGGAATGCCGAGAAGGACGCGGACAACGTCTACCTCTGGCGGGCCAACCGGCGGCGCCTCGAAGTCGAGCCGTGGCGCGACGCCCTGCTCGCCGTGGCCGGCCGGTTGGACGCGACCCAGGGCGGACCGACCACCAACCTCCGCGACTCGAACAACACCCGGCGGACGGTTTACGCCAAAATCAGCCGGCACGAGCTGGATGGCTTACTCCGCCTGTTCGACTTCCCGGACGCGAACGTGACCGCCGAGAAGCGCACGCTGACCACGGTCCCCCAGCAACAATTGTTCGTACTGAACAGCGACTTCATGGTGTCTCAGGCCAAGGCGTTCGCCGAGCGGGTGAAGAAGGCTGAGACTACCGACGAGGCCCGAATCCGGCTCGCTTACCAACTGGCTTACGGCCGACAGGCGACACCTGCGGAAGTCGCCCTGGGGGTGGACTTCCTGAAATCGTCGCCGGTTTCGACCGACAAACTCTCCCTCTGGGAGCAGTACGCCCAGGCTCTCCTCGCCGCGAACGAGTTTATGTACGTGGACTGA